The Mucilaginibacter rubeus genomic interval TTCCTGTAAACCGGATTTCATTAAGAGAAGAGAACCATGTTCCAGGCGGACGGAATACTTTTCCAAATGGTCGGCTTTGTTGCGGATATCAAAACTGCGTACCTCGCCAAAGCTAATGGAAGCTATAACGGGATGTTTGCCCAAAATACTTTCCTTATCGCTGTGCCAGGCTACGGAGTCATTGCCGTCCCGGTAATAGTTCAGCAGCACGCTGTTGAACTTTACGCCCGACAAAGGTTCGACTATCGCTTTGATCTTTAACAATTCGGGCGTCCAGGGCGCAGGGTTGGAGATCCTGCCCGGATGTGAATAATCAGTTCCCAGGTCGCCGTACCATGCAGTCAGCCGCGGCGTGGCGATCTCTTTATCTTTGATCTTCAGCGCCGTTTGTTTCCACGGTGCTTCTGCTATGAATTTTCTTAAATATTCGTCGCTTTCCGCTGTGCAGAAAAGTCCCGGCCGGTAATCCAGCAAATGAGTAGGCAGGCCCTTACTTTGACCAGCCGCTGCGAATAATGTCAATTGCTCCATATTGCTCCTCCATAATCACCTCACCGTATAAACGCCTCGCTTCCTG includes:
- a CDS encoding alpha-ketoglutarate-dependent dioxygenase AlkB family protein; amino-acid sequence: MEQLTLFAAAGQSKGLPTHLLDYRPGLFCTAESDEYLRKFIAEAPWKQTALKIKDKEIATPRLTAWYGDLGTDYSHPGRISNPAPWTPELLKIKAIVEPLSGVKFNSVLLNYYRDGNDSVAWHSDKESILGKHPVIASISFGEVRSFDIRNKADHLEKYSVRLEHGSLLLMKSGLQEHWEHRIAKSVQPMKARVNLTFRVVI